One stretch of Balneola sp. MJW-20 DNA includes these proteins:
- a CDS encoding CsgG/HfaB family protein has protein sequence MNKKLLYSILAIFVTACSVQRPLQTERVSMGIESKVKEELKDLPAPSEKIVAAVYRFKDQTGQYKSSDRIASWSTAVTQGATSILIKAMEDSGWFIPIEREGLSNLLNERQIIQQIRAQNSGTQQVSPLPPLLYAGVMLEGGIIGYDTNIITGGVGARYFGTGANEQFRKDQITIYLRAVSTQSGRVLKTVHTTKSIISQQLESGIFRFIDSNRLLEAEAGYSYNEPPVLAVTEAIDEAVRLLVLEGIDENLWTAANESEYEQYLANHVEINRAKEINYFGMEAQPDRSKRLQFGLSYMYSEHIGNYSDVVGYSGVQLSIDKPLQNNLTANLTLFRSGIGAKNVFEDALTGADLSMDLLITNSQIPVAPFIGLGGSVLAYDYIPEFARYRFFPAALLKAGVVYKISPEVDLRLGIQYRYMLNDGIDGYSGGNIKDQYWNLNGGLVFKNLF, from the coding sequence ATGAATAAGAAGTTACTCTACTCCATATTAGCCATATTTGTTACTGCCTGTTCTGTTCAAAGACCTTTGCAAACAGAGCGGGTATCGATGGGAATTGAAAGCAAAGTAAAAGAGGAACTCAAAGACCTCCCTGCCCCTTCAGAAAAGATTGTTGCCGCTGTTTATCGGTTTAAAGATCAAACCGGACAGTATAAATCTTCCGACCGGATCGCTTCCTGGTCAACCGCTGTCACTCAGGGTGCCACTTCTATCCTGATCAAAGCAATGGAAGACTCCGGATGGTTTATACCCATAGAACGAGAAGGATTGTCCAACCTGTTGAATGAGCGCCAGATCATACAGCAGATAAGAGCTCAGAATTCGGGTACCCAGCAGGTCAGCCCCCTCCCTCCTCTACTGTATGCAGGAGTGATGCTTGAAGGCGGAATCATCGGATATGACACAAATATTATTACCGGAGGTGTTGGAGCAAGATATTTTGGTACCGGAGCCAATGAGCAATTTCGTAAAGATCAGATCACGATCTATTTAAGAGCGGTATCCACACAAAGCGGCCGGGTTCTTAAGACCGTTCATACCACTAAGTCTATTATATCTCAGCAATTGGAAAGCGGGATCTTCAGATTCATCGATTCCAACCGTTTGCTGGAAGCTGAAGCCGGTTATTCCTATAACGAACCTCCTGTTCTTGCGGTAACTGAGGCCATTGATGAAGCTGTTCGTCTCCTGGTGCTCGAAGGAATAGACGAAAACTTATGGACTGCCGCTAACGAATCCGAATATGAGCAATATCTTGCTAATCATGTTGAGATCAACCGGGCAAAAGAAATAAACTACTTTGGAATGGAAGCTCAGCCGGACCGCTCCAAAAGACTGCAGTTCGGTCTTTCCTACATGTATTCTGAGCACATTGGCAATTACTCTGATGTGGTTGGATATTCCGGAGTTCAATTGAGTATTGATAAGCCTCTGCAAAATAATCTGACTGCCAATCTCACATTATTCCGATCCGGTATCGGTGCCAAGAATGTTTTTGAAGATGCCTTAACCGGAGCAGACCTTTCCATGGATCTGTTAATAACCAATTCTCAGATTCCCGTAGCGCCATTTATTGGGCTTGGCGGATCTGTATTGGCCTATGATTATATACCTGAGTTTGCACGATATCGCTTCTTCCCTGCCGCATTATTGAAAGCAGGAGTAGTGTACAAGATCAGTCCCGAAGTGGATCTGAGATTAGGAATTCAATACCGCTACATGCTGAATGATGGCATTGACGGATACAGTGGCGGAAATATTAAAGATCAATACTGGAATTTAAACGGAGGACTCGTTTTCAAGAATTTATTCTAG
- a CDS encoding curli production assembly/transport component CsgF — translation MSIKKSIYSLAFAALITLTASADVWGQQLVFNFRNPAFGGNPLNYQWMLSSANAQNKYQNDGFGGFNRDPLADFQQSLQRQVLSQLTREIVSERFGNADLTQQGTFEFGEFTISVNPGSDGISITILNILTGDETTITVPNI, via the coding sequence ATGAGCATTAAGAAAAGTATTTACAGTTTGGCATTTGCCGCTCTGATCACATTAACGGCCAGCGCCGATGTTTGGGGACAGCAACTGGTCTTTAATTTTCGAAATCCGGCGTTTGGTGGCAACCCGCTCAATTATCAGTGGATGCTAAGTTCAGCTAATGCCCAGAATAAGTATCAAAATGATGGATTTGGAGGATTTAACAGAGATCCTCTGGCAGATTTTCAGCAATCACTTCAGCGACAGGTATTATCCCAGCTAACCAGGGAGATCGTGAGTGAGCGTTTTGGTAATGCTGATTTAACTCAGCAGGGCACATTCGAATTCGGGGAATTCACGATATCCGTCAATCCTGGTTCCGACGGGATCAGTATTACGATCCTAAACATATTAACCGGTGACGAAACAACCATTACAGTTCCGAATATATAA
- a CDS encoding CsgE family curli-type amyloid fiber assembly protein, which translates to MSKKGLALVLVLAIGLTGKSKAMAQEVDCANYRYTIQEGDYLIKIARELGDSSKWTLLYSINNETFPDPDLIYPGQKLIIPPSFFNQVCTTLDANLIEVDTIAEVLDYRSESEKDPTANDEEQLAKLRELMAQLSEKKETNTDPGLEIDGLIIDETRSKMGKDFFDVFYQQWIAPENALNFTITIQERPMPGLGTIVSVKVNDQNTFQTRLQPKYELIQQYGWQAVVATHQHLKLQPTFKIY; encoded by the coding sequence ATGAGCAAGAAGGGACTTGCTCTTGTGTTAGTTTTAGCAATCGGTTTAACGGGTAAATCCAAAGCGATGGCACAAGAGGTGGACTGTGCAAATTATCGGTATACAATTCAGGAAGGAGACTACCTCATTAAAATTGCGCGCGAACTAGGTGACAGCTCAAAATGGACTCTTCTTTACAGTATCAATAACGAAACCTTTCCGGATCCTGATCTTATCTACCCCGGACAAAAATTAATCATCCCTCCCTCCTTTTTTAATCAGGTATGCACAACTTTGGATGCAAATCTGATCGAAGTGGATACTATTGCCGAAGTCTTAGACTACCGATCTGAATCTGAGAAGGATCCAACTGCCAATGATGAAGAGCAACTCGCCAAACTGAGGGAATTAATGGCCCAGCTCAGTGAGAAGAAGGAAACAAATACCGATCCGGGACTTGAAATCGACGGACTTATCATTGATGAGACCCGAAGCAAAATGGGAAAAGATTTTTTCGATGTTTTCTATCAGCAATGGATCGCTCCGGAAAACGCTTTGAACTTCACTATCACTATTCAGGAAAGGCCGATGCCTGGTCTCGGTACTATCGTAAGTGTAAAGGTTAATGACCAGAATACTTTCCAAACACGGCTGCAGCCTAAATACGAACTGATCCAGCAATATGGCTGGCAAGCAGTAGTAGCCACCCATCAACACTTAAAATTACAGCCAACATTTAAGATTTATTGA
- the pgeF gene encoding peptidoglycan editing factor PgeF — translation MMYSEPDHIHPEIFNPKKIRSVFTEANRNNPEFPGVVSGFNLGLNTPEGPLVLNRNRARLAEMLNSDETELAYAEQVHSTNIRYVTEGGVLPETDGMYTDKQDLILGIQVADCAVVLLADEDNEIIGAAHAGWRGALGGIVPDLISKMTDIGAVTHEMKAFVSPCISIESFEVGREVADRFPERFVDYHRFEKPHIDLKQYLMDQLMSSGLKVENIELNTDCTVLNNRYYSYRREGKRSGRMMGAIKLAGE, via the coding sequence ATGATGTATTCTGAACCGGATCATATCCACCCGGAAATATTTAATCCAAAGAAAATCAGGTCAGTTTTTACAGAAGCTAACCGTAACAATCCTGAATTCCCGGGAGTGGTTAGTGGATTTAATCTTGGATTGAATACTCCGGAAGGACCTCTGGTTTTAAACAGAAACAGAGCACGCCTGGCCGAAATGCTGAATTCTGATGAGACTGAATTAGCCTATGCAGAACAGGTGCACAGTACAAATATAAGGTACGTAACAGAAGGGGGAGTACTTCCTGAAACAGATGGAATGTATACCGATAAACAGGACCTGATACTGGGTATTCAGGTAGCAGACTGTGCAGTAGTACTTCTTGCCGATGAAGATAACGAAATTATCGGAGCAGCTCATGCAGGCTGGAGAGGTGCCTTAGGAGGAATCGTGCCCGATCTGATCAGCAAAATGACAGATATTGGTGCTGTCACCCACGAAATGAAAGCGTTTGTAAGTCCGTGTATTTCCATAGAATCCTTTGAAGTTGGGAGGGAGGTCGCAGACCGGTTTCCTGAACGCTTTGTTGATTATCACCGTTTTGAAAAGCCACACATTGACCTGAAGCAGTATCTAATGGATCAATTAATGAGTAGTGGTTTAAAAGTGGAAAACATTGAATTGAATACAGATTGTACGGTTCTGAACAACAGGTACTATTCTTATCGAAGAGAAGGTAAACGGAGCGGCAGAATGATGGGCGCAATAAAGCTGGCAGGAGAGTGA
- a CDS encoding SRPBCC family protein: protein MAHERIEIDLPLAKVYELLSNPVEFPKFLERIDKVERINSQTFEYKTEIGDEEFHWTTNIIDNLRNTRFAWITINGNLNQTGTIRFTPLDNGERTRVEFSLDYRTFFGEPSEELGEFIGNSEAQLKKDLAKFKELAEGGTFKEVSVEDNEEVTA, encoded by the coding sequence ATGGCGCACGAAAGAATCGAAATTGATCTACCTCTTGCCAAAGTATATGAACTCCTAAGTAACCCGGTTGAATTTCCTAAATTCCTGGAACGCATTGATAAAGTTGAAAGAATCAATTCACAAACTTTCGAATACAAAACTGAAATTGGTGACGAGGAGTTTCACTGGACTACAAATATAATTGATAATCTTCGCAATACTAGATTTGCCTGGATCACAATCAATGGAAATCTGAATCAAACGGGAACGATCAGATTCACTCCTCTGGACAACGGCGAAAGAACCAGAGTTGAGTTTTCACTTGATTACAGAACCTTTTTTGGCGAGCCTAGTGAGGAATTGGGTGAATTTATCGGTAACTCTGAAGCACAGCTCAAGAAAGATCTCGCTAAGTTCAAAGAATTAGCCGAAGGCGGAACTTTTAAAGAAGTCTCAGTTGAAGACAACGAAGAAGTAACAGCCTGA
- the aroE gene encoding shikimate dehydrogenase has translation MNFSEFVNSDKAGQPHYLLIGSPIGHSVSPLIHNTALEYHNIPAAYYAVGVRGSEISTLIAHFNSPFFMGANVTIPYKETLFDSVDSYDEDAAQIGAINTIVKKENGVSGYNTDAYGFTQPIRNRLDEIEGTRVIIFGTGGATKAIIHALRNAGSEEIVLVSRRPGMYEMPQEEVIMAGYNDWMAYADEECSMIVNATPLGMEPNTQASPVDEKDISFLNGKICYDIVYNPQDTLFLDQAIRSGGIPVGGLEMLIHQAEKAFELWTGKEFPLELVRKKLNDVF, from the coding sequence ATGAATTTTTCAGAATTCGTTAATTCGGATAAGGCCGGGCAACCACATTATCTTTTGATCGGGAGTCCCATCGGGCACAGTGTATCCCCGCTGATTCATAACACTGCACTTGAGTATCATAACATACCGGCAGCTTATTATGCAGTAGGAGTCAGAGGATCTGAGATATCCACACTCATCGCTCATTTTAACAGCCCGTTTTTTATGGGCGCAAATGTGACCATACCCTATAAAGAAACACTATTTGATAGTGTGGATTCCTATGATGAAGACGCTGCTCAGATCGGTGCGATCAATACCATAGTTAAAAAGGAGAATGGTGTGAGCGGTTATAACACCGATGCCTATGGTTTTACGCAGCCCATCAGAAACAGGCTTGATGAAATTGAAGGTACGAGGGTTATTATCTTTGGAACCGGAGGTGCTACTAAAGCTATTATACATGCCTTGCGCAATGCAGGCTCTGAAGAGATCGTATTGGTATCCCGAAGGCCGGGTATGTATGAAATGCCACAGGAGGAAGTTATTATGGCCGGATATAACGACTGGATGGCATATGCAGATGAGGAATGTTCAATGATCGTTAATGCCACTCCCCTGGGAATGGAACCAAATACCCAGGCTTCTCCGGTAGATGAAAAAGACATCTCTTTTCTGAATGGGAAGATCTGTTATGATATCGTTTACAATCCACAGGACACCTTATTTCTTGATCAGGCGATCCGATCCGGAGGTATCCCCGTTGGAGGTTTAGAAATGCTTATCCATCAGGCTGAAAAAGCCTTTGAATTGTGGACCGGAAAAGAGTTTCCCCTGGAGCTGGTACGAAAAAAACTGAATGATGTATTCTGA